ATCAAAATGAGTGACAAAGTAACTCTATCTGTTTTGACCAAATTCATCAAACCCTATAACGGGGATCGCGAATCACTTCCGGCGTTTTTAACAAATTGCGAAAACGCCATAAGCCTAGCCAGTACAGAACAACAGAatgtattatgtaaatatattgtgTCACAATTAGAAGGCAAAGCTCAACTAGCGTGTTGCCTAAAAACCTTCACATCATGGGCCGAAATAAAATCCTTTCTTAAAACTACATTTGGTGAAAAGAAACATTCCATACATTTACTTTTAGAACTTCAAAAATGTAAGCAACTTATTACTGAATCAGTCACAGATTATTCGCTGCGCGTCGAGTCATGTTTAACTAGAATTTTAGCCGATATTCAATACTCTTGTCAAGATGCAAAACAACTGCCGGGTCGCATAGCCGCCATGGAAGATCTTGCCCTTAATACCTTCCTTCTCGGTCTAAACCCCGATTTCTCACACATTGTCCGAAGTCAAAACCCTTCTACCCTTAATGAAGGAATCAGTTACGCGATTGAGGAAGAAAAGATATTTAATCTTAACCGTAGCACTCttaaaacacctaaaacatGCAACGTCTGTCGCAAACCGGGCCATACCTCATCTGAATGTTTCCATTCTAAAAAGGAACGTTATTCCTACTACATAAAACCTCGTCAGCATCCCGATTCTTTCAACAGGCCCCCTACAAACTCAGATTATCCTCCAAATCAATTCCCAAATAAACCAAAGGTCTGTGCCTATTGTAAAAATGTAGGACATACAATAAATGAGTGTCGCAAGAGACAATACATTAATAATATGCGCCTTAACGGCGGCGGCGCTTCAAATTTCGCGTCAGCAGCTAATGCCGGTGCTCAAAGTTCAAACACACCGGGTAACCAGGTCAATACGCATTATTGCGAAGTGCAATTAGAAACTAATTATGATGATCATTTAAACTAAATAAGATCCCGGTCGCGTGTCTGCCGAGATCACCTTCATTAAAGGACACGACCACTGTCTCTCGCTGTTTCCCAAATTTGTATACCAATCTCACATCTCCTGAAAATCGGAGTCTTACTATTCCTTATTCATCTCAACCACATAGAATGCAGTTGAGTCTTACTAAACCCAATACCAAGCCTACATCTCCACAAACTCGGAGTCCTACTATTCCTTATTCATCTCAACCACATAGAATGCAGTTGAGTCATACTAAATCCAATACCAAGCCTACATCTCCACAAATTCGGAGTCCTACTATTCCTTATTCATCTCAACCACATAGAATGCAGTTGAGTCTTACTAAATCCAATACCAAGCCTACATCTCCACAAATTCGGAGTCCTACTATTCCTTATTCATCTCAACCACATAGAATGCAGTTGAGTCTTACTAAATCCAATACCAAGCCTACATCTCCACAAATTCGGAGTCCTACTATTCCTTATTCATCTCAACCACATAGAATGCAGTTGAGCCTTACTAAATCCAATGCTAAGCTTACATCACCACAAATTCGGAGTCCTACTATTCCTTGTTCATCTCAACCACACAGACTGCAGTTGAGTCGTTCTAAATCTCATGACAATCTCACACCTCCTTCCAAAGGGAGTCCTACTTCCCAGTCTCTATTGAACCTTAACGTAAACAAACTAAGCCTTTCCTCATCTTTAGAATCAATACCTAAATTATCTCTCACTGAATCAAGCACAAAAATGCCCAC
This genomic stretch from Leguminivora glycinivorella isolate SPB_JAAS2020 chromosome Z, LegGlyc_1.1, whole genome shotgun sequence harbors:
- the LOC125240569 gene encoding uncharacterized protein LOC125240569 — translated: MSLVKEEQSEDKFKSEKSSSFSTDSSSDTENEIKQVPEISKIKMSDKVTLSVLTKFIKPYNGDRESLPAFLTNCENAISLASTEQQNVLCKYIVSQLEGKAQLACCLKTFTSWAEIKSFLKTTFGEKKHSIHLLLELQKCKQLITESVTDYSLRVESCLTRILADIQYSCQDAKQLPGRIAAMEDLALNTFLLGLNPDFSHIVRSQNPSTLNEGISYAIEEEKIFNLNRSTLKTPKTCNVCRKPGHTSSECFHSKKERYSYYIKPRQHPDSFNRPPTNSDYPPNQFPNKPKVCAYCKNVGHTINECRKRQYINNMRLNGGGASNFASAANAGAQSSNTPGNQVNTHYCEVQLETNYDDHLN